In Thioalkalivibrio paradoxus ARh 1, the following are encoded in one genomic region:
- a CDS encoding nickel-dependent hydrogenase large subunit codes for MTNPIPAEGRIDIRVRWDGGAVTAAAVQSRRPQPGRLLRGQPVAQALAVIPRLFSLCGDAQTVAVEALLALRERGAIDDRQRAAWAARIHLESLREHLWRLGLDWTRIAGAPPLADPLRALLAGQHGWADDRDAARSWATETLRALFGPRSAMGDPDAFGRWLEQDPAPLAELLRQLRPRLQGRGVSGAPLFGAADLQGWVMQAPARLQADPEYHWRPDHAGRVFEMGPLARLRAHPVLALGDGQADAWRRVLARVLELEQGLQSLVHRARWPHALIGEAAPDAAVVALEMARGVLLHWLRVDDGRIAEYRIVAPTEWNFHPQGPAARGLVGTRADGEAALREQVALQLMALDPCVQYELEIADA; via the coding sequence GTGACGAACCCGATTCCCGCTGAAGGCCGGATCGACATCCGGGTCCGCTGGGATGGGGGGGCGGTGACGGCCGCCGCCGTGCAATCGCGCCGCCCGCAGCCGGGCCGCCTGCTGCGCGGGCAACCGGTGGCGCAGGCGCTGGCGGTGATCCCGCGCCTTTTCAGCCTCTGCGGCGACGCCCAGACGGTTGCGGTCGAGGCGTTGCTGGCTCTGCGCGAGCGGGGCGCGATCGATGACCGGCAGCGCGCAGCCTGGGCTGCACGCATCCACCTCGAGTCGCTACGCGAGCATCTTTGGCGCTTGGGCCTGGATTGGACGCGGATCGCCGGTGCGCCGCCGCTCGCGGATCCCCTGCGGGCGCTGCTGGCCGGGCAGCACGGGTGGGCAGATGACCGCGACGCCGCGCGATCCTGGGCGACGGAAACCCTGCGTGCCCTGTTCGGGCCGCGATCCGCGATGGGCGATCCGGACGCTTTCGGGCGCTGGCTGGAGCAGGATCCGGCGCCACTGGCCGAATTGCTGCGCCAGCTGCGGCCTCGGCTGCAGGGCCGCGGCGTCTCCGGCGCACCGCTTTTCGGTGCCGCGGACCTGCAGGGCTGGGTCATGCAGGCGCCGGCACGCCTGCAGGCCGATCCCGAGTATCACTGGCGGCCCGATCACGCCGGGCGTGTGTTCGAGATGGGGCCGCTGGCGCGGCTGCGGGCGCATCCGGTGCTGGCGCTCGGCGACGGGCAGGCCGATGCCTGGCGCCGCGTGCTGGCGCGGGTTCTGGAACTCGAGCAGGGGTTACAATCGCTGGTGCATCGAGCGCGTTGGCCGCATGCGCTGATTGGTGAGGCGGCGCCCGACGCGGCGGTGGTGGCGCTGGAGATGGCACGCGGGGTGCTGCTGCACTGGCTGCGCGTCGACGACGGGCGAATCGCCGAGTACCGGATCGTCGCGCCCACGGAGTGGAATTTCCACCCGCAGGGTCCGGCGGCGCGGGGGCTGGTCGGCACCCGTGCGGACGGCGAGGCGGCGTTGCGCGAACAGGTGGCGCTGCAGTTGATGGCGCTGGATCCCTGCGTGCAATACGAACTGGAGATCGCGGATGCATGA
- the hypB gene encoding hydrogenase nickel incorporation protein HypB — MRGHEHEHRHADGTVHSHPHDHSGAHGHGAAHEHSHEHRHADGTVHRHPHDHAGAPAHGHHHHHEHVHEHADGTVHVHVHDHGGEHGHGAEHDHLHRHAHSHRHADGTVHAHAHDHASEHGHGAGHDHGHGQPHHHEHRHADGTVHSHPHDHDNAHHGHGTVHAAEAGPDGELHYGRGAAHAHAPGMTQERMVRIEQDILGKNNAYARSNREHFRRHGILALNLVSSPGSGKTSLLAATIERLQNRYPVSVIEGDQQTSHDAERIRATGAPAVQVNTGKGCHLDALMVGHAVEHLKLDRRGLLLIENVGNLVCPSAFDLGEAHKVVILSVTEGEDKPLKYPDMFHASDLMILNKTDLLPYVDFDVARCIDYARRVNPELEVLQVSARTGEGMDAWIAWLNRAMGQDAGAESAEEELESLRRRVAELEAQLQEARQER; from the coding sequence GTGCGCGGCCACGAACACGAGCATCGACATGCCGACGGCACGGTGCACAGTCATCCCCACGATCACTCCGGCGCACATGGCCACGGTGCGGCCCATGAGCACTCCCACGAACACCGGCACGCGGATGGCACGGTTCACCGCCACCCGCACGACCATGCCGGCGCGCCTGCACACGGGCACCATCACCACCATGAGCATGTGCATGAACATGCCGACGGCACGGTGCATGTGCATGTGCACGATCATGGCGGCGAACACGGCCACGGTGCGGAGCACGATCACCTGCACCGTCACGCGCATTCCCACCGGCACGCGGATGGCACCGTGCATGCCCATGCGCACGACCATGCCAGCGAGCACGGCCACGGGGCCGGTCACGACCACGGACACGGACAGCCGCACCACCACGAGCACCGCCACGCCGACGGCACCGTGCACAGCCACCCGCATGACCACGACAACGCCCACCACGGGCATGGGACCGTCCACGCTGCGGAAGCGGGGCCCGATGGCGAACTGCACTACGGTCGGGGGGCGGCCCACGCGCATGCGCCAGGAATGACCCAGGAGCGCATGGTCCGCATCGAACAGGACATCCTCGGCAAGAACAACGCGTACGCCCGGAGCAACCGCGAGCATTTCCGCCGCCACGGCATCCTGGCGCTGAACTTGGTGTCCAGCCCCGGCTCCGGTAAGACCAGCCTGCTGGCCGCGACCATCGAACGCCTGCAGAACCGCTACCCGGTCAGCGTGATCGAGGGCGACCAGCAGACCAGCCACGACGCCGAGCGCATCCGCGCGACCGGTGCGCCGGCGGTGCAGGTCAATACCGGCAAGGGCTGTCACCTCGACGCGCTGATGGTCGGGCATGCGGTCGAACATCTGAAGCTCGACCGGCGCGGGCTGCTGCTGATCGAGAACGTCGGCAACCTGGTCTGCCCGTCCGCGTTCGACCTCGGCGAGGCGCATAAGGTGGTGATCCTGTCGGTGACCGAGGGCGAGGACAAGCCGCTGAAATATCCCGACATGTTCCACGCCTCCGACCTGATGATCCTGAACAAGACCGACCTGCTGCCCTACGTCGACTTCGACGTCGCGCGCTGCATCGACTACGCCCGGCGGGTGAATCCCGAGCTCGAGGTGCTGCAGGTCTCGGCGCGGACCGGCGAGGGGATGGACGCGTGGATCGCGTGGCTGAACCGGGCGATGGGGCAGGATGCCGGCGCGGAATCCGCGGAAGAAGAACTCGAATCGCTGCGCCGCCGCGTCGCCGAACTCGAGGCGCAGCTGCAGGAGGCGCGGCAGGAACGGTGA
- a CDS encoding HypC/HybG/HupF family hydrogenase formation chaperone, with protein MCLGVPMQVVESGEFTALCERRGEQRRLNMMLVGAQPVGTWVLALKDHAREVLDPGQAEQIDRAVCALEAALRGEGGSEDYFEDLVLPSQVGPPK; from the coding sequence ATGTGTCTTGGAGTTCCGATGCAGGTGGTCGAAAGCGGCGAATTCACCGCGCTGTGCGAGCGGCGTGGCGAACAACGCCGGCTGAACATGATGCTGGTGGGCGCGCAGCCGGTGGGTACCTGGGTACTGGCGCTGAAGGACCATGCCCGCGAGGTGCTCGACCCCGGGCAGGCGGAACAGATCGATCGTGCCGTCTGTGCGCTGGAGGCGGCGCTGCGCGGCGAGGGGGGGAGCGAGGACTACTTCGAGGATCTGGTGCTCCCATCCCAGGTCGGACCGCCGAAGTAG
- the hypA gene encoding hydrogenase maturation nickel metallochaperone HypA, with amino-acid sequence MHEMSLAEGILQIIEDQAAQRAFDRVRRVRLEVGQLSGVEIDALRFSFDAVVADSIAAGAALEIVEVPGEGWCLDCNATVAIGALFDSCPLCGGYRVRASGGMDMRVLDLEVGTTADRA; translated from the coding sequence ATGCATGAGATGTCGCTCGCCGAGGGGATCTTGCAGATCATCGAAGACCAGGCCGCACAGCGCGCGTTCGATCGCGTGCGGCGGGTGCGGCTCGAGGTGGGGCAACTCTCCGGTGTCGAGATCGACGCGCTGCGGTTCAGCTTCGATGCAGTGGTGGCCGACAGCATCGCGGCGGGAGCCGCGCTCGAGATCGTCGAAGTGCCAGGAGAAGGCTGGTGCCTGGACTGCAACGCGACGGTGGCGATCGGCGCGCTGTTCGATTCCTGCCCGCTGTGTGGCGGCTACCGCGTGCGTGCATCGGGCGGGATGGACATGCGGGTGCTCGATCTGGAGGTCGGAACCACCGCGGATCGCGCCTAG
- the hypF gene encoding carbamoyltransferase HypF, whose product MNPQGLTPGRRAGRNGAAAAIAGKALPIRRRVRVRGQVQGVGFRPFVHNLAVELGLAGWVLNDAAGVDLEVQGDPEIVETFLHRLNAEPPPLARVDAVEIARVAVEAIDPAHPFRIAPSRAGAVRTGITPDAAVCPACLAELFDPADRRYRYPFINCTHCGPRYTLTHALPYDRPNTSMAAFRQCPPCQREYDDPADRRFHAQPNACPDCGPSLALLQPDGSSIPATDPIAETVRRLRAGEILAVKGLGGFHLLCDARNAASVARLRARKHREEKPLAVMAANLHALEGLVEIGAPENALLRSRDRPIVLLRKGRGCDDALPGVAPGLAWLGAMLAYTPLHYLLFHEAAGRPPGVAWLEAEDTDRWLLVCTSANPGGEPLVIDNGEAVRRLSGIADALLVHDRDIRVRCDDSVVRVGAGGAAFLRRARGYTPNAIRLPRSGPSVLALGAWLKNTLCVTRGDQAFLSQHIGDLDNAATCRSLHETARHLLDILEIRPERVACDRHPDFYSSQLAAAMADELRVPLIRVQHHHAHLAAVQAEHGLDEPVLGIAMDGVGLGDDGTPWGGELLRVEGASFERRGHLAPLALPGGDRAAREPWRMAAAALHALGRGAEIPARFPDQPFAAQLAELLERGTASPRTTSLGRHFDAAAGLLGIRPVQRFEGQAAMLLEGLAERHGAADPLPQGWRIESGHTLDLRPLLAWLADFALEAGGRLPRSATGNAAGISADSPHAAAVFHATLAAALADWIQPIAETTGIRGLAFSGGCVLNQVLMTDLERRLAMAGFRVYLPRLAPANDGGLSLGQAWVAMNAEVRPGR is encoded by the coding sequence GTGAACCCACAAGGCCTCACCCCGGGGCGACGTGCAGGGCGGAACGGCGCAGCGGCCGCCATCGCCGGCAAGGCGCTGCCCATCCGCCGGCGTGTGCGCGTCCGGGGTCAGGTGCAGGGCGTGGGCTTTCGCCCCTTCGTCCACAATCTCGCGGTCGAGCTCGGCCTTGCCGGCTGGGTGCTGAACGACGCGGCCGGTGTCGACCTCGAAGTCCAGGGCGACCCCGAGATTGTCGAAACCTTCCTGCACCGCCTGAACGCCGAACCCCCGCCGCTCGCGCGCGTCGATGCGGTCGAGATCGCCCGCGTCGCCGTCGAGGCGATCGACCCGGCCCATCCCTTCCGGATCGCCCCGAGCCGCGCCGGGGCGGTGCGCACCGGGATCACGCCGGACGCGGCCGTCTGTCCCGCCTGCCTCGCCGAGCTGTTCGACCCGGCAGACCGGCGTTACCGCTATCCGTTCATCAACTGCACCCACTGCGGTCCGCGCTACACCTTGACCCACGCGCTGCCCTACGATCGCCCGAACACGAGCATGGCCGCTTTCCGGCAATGCCCGCCGTGCCAACGCGAGTACGACGACCCGGCCGACCGGCGTTTCCACGCGCAGCCGAACGCCTGTCCCGACTGCGGTCCGAGTCTGGCGCTGCTGCAGCCGGACGGTTCGTCGATCCCCGCGACCGACCCGATCGCCGAGACCGTGCGCCGGCTGCGGGCCGGCGAGATCCTGGCGGTGAAGGGACTCGGTGGCTTCCATCTGCTCTGCGATGCACGGAACGCAGCCAGTGTCGCCCGCCTGCGCGCGCGCAAGCACCGCGAGGAAAAGCCGCTGGCAGTGATGGCCGCGAACCTGCATGCGCTCGAGGGTCTGGTCGAAATCGGCGCTCCCGAGAACGCGCTGCTGCGTTCGCGAGACCGCCCGATTGTGTTGCTGCGCAAGGGCCGCGGCTGCGACGACGCCCTGCCGGGCGTCGCCCCGGGGCTGGCCTGGCTCGGCGCAATGCTGGCCTACACGCCGTTGCACTACCTGCTGTTCCACGAGGCCGCCGGCCGGCCGCCGGGGGTCGCCTGGCTGGAGGCCGAAGACACCGATCGCTGGCTGCTGGTCTGCACCTCGGCGAATCCCGGCGGCGAGCCGCTGGTCATCGACAACGGCGAGGCGGTGCGCCGTCTGTCCGGCATCGCCGATGCGCTGTTGGTGCACGACCGCGATATCCGCGTGCGCTGCGACGACTCGGTGGTCCGGGTCGGTGCCGGCGGTGCGGCCTTTCTGCGCCGTGCGCGGGGCTACACGCCGAACGCGATCCGTCTTCCGCGCAGCGGCCCCTCGGTGCTGGCACTCGGCGCCTGGCTGAAGAACACGCTGTGCGTGACCCGTGGCGACCAGGCCTTTCTTTCGCAGCACATCGGCGACCTCGACAACGCCGCGACCTGCCGTTCGCTACACGAGACCGCCCGGCACCTGCTCGATATCCTCGAAATCCGGCCCGAGCGCGTTGCCTGCGACCGCCACCCGGACTTCTACAGCAGCCAGCTCGCCGCCGCGATGGCCGATGAGCTGCGCGTGCCGCTGATTCGGGTGCAGCACCATCATGCGCATCTGGCCGCGGTGCAGGCCGAACACGGGCTGGATGAGCCGGTGCTCGGGATCGCGATGGACGGAGTGGGCCTGGGTGACGACGGCACGCCCTGGGGCGGCGAACTGCTGCGTGTGGAAGGCGCGAGTTTCGAACGCCGCGGCCACCTCGCCCCGCTCGCACTCCCCGGCGGCGACCGCGCTGCCCGCGAACCCTGGCGCATGGCCGCCGCCGCGCTGCACGCGCTCGGGAGGGGAGCGGAGATCCCCGCGCGCTTTCCGGATCAGCCGTTCGCGGCCCAGCTCGCCGAACTGCTCGAGCGCGGCACCGCCAGCCCGCGCACGACGAGCCTCGGCCGGCACTTCGACGCTGCCGCCGGCCTGCTGGGGATACGGCCCGTGCAGCGTTTCGAAGGCCAGGCCGCGATGCTGCTCGAAGGCCTGGCCGAGCGGCACGGTGCCGCCGACCCGTTGCCGCAGGGATGGCGAATCGAATCCGGCCACACGCTCGATCTACGTCCACTGCTGGCATGGCTGGCCGACTTCGCGCTCGAAGCCGGCGGCAGGCTGCCGCGCAGCGCCACGGGCAACGCGGCCGGGATCAGCGCCGATTCGCCCCACGCGGCCGCGGTGTTCCACGCGACGCTTGCCGCGGCGCTGGCCGACTGGATCCAGCCGATCGCCGAGACGACCGGCATCCGCGGTCTTGCGTTCAGCGGCGGCTGCGTACTGAACCAGGTGCTGATGACCGACCTCGAACGGCGCTTGGCGATGGCCGGATTCCGGGTCTACCTTCCCCGCCTCGCGCCCGCGAACGACGGAGGGCTAAGCCTCGGCCAGGCCTGGGTCGCGATGAACGCAGAGGTTCGGCCGGGCCGCTGA
- the hybE gene encoding [NiFe]-hydrogenase assembly chaperone HybE, protein MDRRSKPGQPGDRTGSDGQGGNLRPSAALDPVSVPADAWAERVEGVFRAIAAERMQGMPLANPALQVEAVGFRHLHGAVFGVLILPWSMLLLRIPDTGALRLGATAVRELPRGQVDFVGAHEDMIGAYESCSLFSPMFGFPDQATARAVAEEILVQLWSTPQPASPARPRAGGGPLAALRRNADQDLDRRGFLRGAFLRDEPDSR, encoded by the coding sequence ATGGACAGGCGATCGAAACCGGGGCAGCCGGGCGACCGAACGGGGAGTGACGGGCAGGGCGGGAACCTGCGGCCGTCCGCCGCGCTGGACCCGGTGTCTGTGCCCGCCGACGCCTGGGCCGAGCGCGTCGAGGGGGTGTTTCGTGCGATCGCGGCTGAACGCATGCAGGGGATGCCGCTCGCCAATCCCGCGTTGCAGGTGGAGGCCGTGGGGTTCCGTCATCTGCACGGTGCCGTGTTCGGTGTGCTGATTCTGCCGTGGTCGATGCTCCTGTTGCGGATCCCCGATACTGGTGCATTGCGCCTGGGCGCGACCGCGGTGCGCGAGCTGCCTCGGGGACAGGTGGATTTCGTCGGCGCGCACGAGGACATGATCGGGGCCTACGAGAGCTGTTCGCTGTTCTCGCCGATGTTCGGCTTCCCCGACCAGGCCACCGCCCGGGCGGTGGCCGAGGAAATCCTGGTGCAGTTGTGGTCGACGCCGCAGCCCGCGTCTCCCGCGCGACCGCGCGCCGGCGGCGGCCCGCTGGCCGCGCTGCGGCGCAATGCCGACCAAGACCTGGACCGGCGCGGCTTCCTGCGCGGAGCCTTTCTGCGTGACGAACCCGATTCCCGCTGA